One genomic region from Rothia dentocariosa ATCC 17931 encodes:
- the smc gene encoding chromosome segregation protein SMC — protein sequence MHLTSLTLRGFKSFASSTTFEFAPGINAVVGPNGSGKSNIMDALAWVMGEQGAKTLRGGSMQDVIFAGSGTSGAENGGKSQLGRAQVVLRLDNTDGALSIPADTVEISRTMFRAGGSEYEINGSPARLSDVHDILAEAGMGREMHVLIGQGQLDKILHASAAERREIMEEAAGILKYRRRQDKTARKLEAMSANLTRLNDLAAELSNQLEPLGDQAESAATARELQARIRELHGILITRETHALNAQVQEQTRRLSDTSEQAHELDESREKIRTRRKTLDENLEAARREQTEANAHLARIRELVARVNAVIAVAAERAQAEENAPALEDYRQEVERCAQRLAEDEKNRDSAAVEHEKAQTEAQESERRVQELTSALATLENTRAQHEAERDRARKRRAELAEATAVARATYERACAMEETRRAEHEDLNAESTRLVETVAHSEVALQTAAAEEETHQRDLTAAASARTKAEETREKASAQVLEASQTYAGAHERAATLREALGQSLEIGDNLSEVHLDQLVRVFEVLTIEKGWERAASAALAAFALAAINAPQDTHISRLISDVGKKTAKTKKTSRKTEELAEKTLDLSDVPDAVAALTVITPVTDSAENLLDKSARTALNAALYARLHGVYFVQDAPAAALALTAGAYRVYDRQGIEYTAYSVLHPAHEQSALELAAAAQTSRDDAEKALAKLNRAKKKLTTAERALTDALDAERGTAKLLGESRAARARAEAEHARILSRSESLHAEIARAAEKLHHAADEAQELQSAYQQTRDELTAHEEARITHSIMGSAEAEADSTPDNPVDLEGSLAQARKTLHEAEQHHARIQATVAQRAAEMRAAQVSAERAREIHARAEQALTAAQAACEQAHRLATAARSQQRQAHALADALAAEAETWKKRLDEIAHSMGETAEQRAETYTEEQDLATAHQAALALISRAETELARLEIRRETLAERSRLLTQLPLDEILQTHPNPDENAEDYVPTETIQTRLAATERELEKLGKINPLALEEYEALSERHTYLREQIADLKKSRGDVMTVMDEVTTHIAEVFTQAFNTVNEHYERIFGILFPGGEGRLELSDPDDILNSGVDIYARPAGKKVKRLSLLSGGERSLASLALLIAIFMASPSPFYALDEVEAALDDRNLGRVLTVLQELGERSQLIVVTHQKRTMQIAQTLYGVSMRNGVSTVISQNMDELRELL from the coding sequence GTGCACCTGACTTCGCTCACCCTACGCGGCTTCAAGTCTTTCGCATCGTCCACCACATTTGAATTCGCACCCGGCATTAACGCTGTGGTAGGACCTAACGGCTCGGGAAAATCCAATATTATGGATGCGCTCGCCTGGGTTATGGGGGAGCAGGGGGCAAAAACTCTGCGCGGTGGTTCCATGCAGGATGTTATTTTTGCGGGTTCTGGTACGAGTGGAGCCGAAAACGGCGGAAAATCCCAATTAGGGCGTGCCCAAGTTGTTTTGCGCCTAGATAATACAGATGGTGCGCTGTCGATACCCGCCGACACTGTCGAAATCTCACGTACTATGTTCCGTGCCGGTGGCAGCGAATATGAGATTAATGGGTCGCCTGCTCGTCTGTCCGATGTGCATGATATTCTCGCGGAAGCTGGAATGGGGCGTGAAATGCATGTGCTTATCGGGCAGGGTCAGCTCGATAAAATTTTGCACGCTTCTGCTGCCGAACGCCGCGAAATTATGGAAGAGGCCGCCGGAATCCTAAAATACCGCCGCCGCCAGGATAAAACCGCCCGCAAACTTGAGGCCATGAGTGCTAATCTGACCCGCCTGAACGACTTGGCTGCCGAGCTCAGCAACCAGTTGGAACCGCTCGGGGATCAAGCAGAATCTGCAGCAACCGCGCGTGAACTGCAGGCGCGTATCCGCGAACTGCACGGCATACTAATCACCCGAGAAACCCATGCGCTCAACGCCCAAGTACAGGAACAGACCCGGCGACTTAGCGATACGAGTGAGCAGGCGCATGAACTCGATGAAAGCCGCGAAAAAATACGGACGCGGCGAAAAACCCTCGACGAGAACCTTGAGGCAGCACGCCGCGAGCAAACGGAGGCGAACGCTCACCTTGCGCGCATCCGCGAGCTTGTGGCACGGGTTAACGCGGTAATTGCGGTAGCGGCTGAGCGTGCCCAAGCGGAAGAAAACGCTCCTGCTCTTGAAGACTATCGGCAGGAAGTTGAGCGCTGTGCACAACGCCTTGCAGAGGATGAAAAAAATCGTGACAGCGCGGCTGTTGAGCACGAAAAAGCGCAGACGGAGGCTCAGGAATCTGAACGTCGAGTACAGGAACTTACAAGTGCTCTCGCCACATTGGAAAACACCCGTGCTCAACACGAGGCTGAGCGTGACCGCGCTAGAAAACGCCGTGCCGAACTTGCTGAAGCTACCGCCGTGGCACGCGCCACCTATGAACGCGCTTGTGCCATGGAAGAGACCCGCCGTGCTGAACACGAAGACTTGAATGCTGAATCTACTCGTTTGGTCGAGACCGTGGCACACTCGGAGGTTGCCCTGCAGACAGCTGCAGCGGAAGAAGAAACTCACCAGCGGGATCTCACCGCTGCCGCTAGTGCACGAACTAAAGCCGAAGAAACCCGTGAAAAGGCCAGTGCCCAGGTATTAGAGGCCTCCCAAACATACGCTGGCGCCCATGAACGCGCCGCAACTCTGCGAGAAGCCCTTGGGCAAAGCCTAGAGATAGGCGACAATCTCTCGGAAGTACATCTCGATCAGCTCGTGCGTGTTTTTGAGGTTCTTACCATCGAGAAAGGCTGGGAGCGCGCCGCCTCTGCCGCACTGGCTGCCTTTGCATTGGCGGCAATTAACGCCCCGCAAGACACCCATATTTCTCGTCTTATCTCTGATGTTGGGAAGAAGACAGCGAAGACTAAGAAGACATCTCGAAAGACAGAAGAATTAGCGGAAAAAACTCTGGATCTTTCAGATGTGCCAGATGCCGTAGCGGCGCTTACAGTCATTACTCCTGTCACAGACTCGGCAGAGAATTTACTCGATAAATCTGCCCGCACAGCTCTTAACGCGGCACTCTACGCCCGCCTGCACGGAGTTTACTTTGTGCAGGATGCGCCCGCAGCTGCCTTAGCACTTACCGCCGGCGCTTACCGTGTTTACGACAGGCAGGGAATCGAATACACCGCCTACAGTGTTCTGCACCCGGCACACGAACAGAGTGCCCTCGAACTTGCCGCCGCCGCGCAGACCTCCCGTGACGACGCCGAAAAAGCTCTAGCAAAACTCAACCGTGCCAAGAAAAAGCTTACGACTGCCGAACGCGCTCTCACCGATGCACTCGATGCGGAACGCGGCACCGCCAAACTTCTAGGCGAATCCCGTGCCGCCCGCGCCCGCGCCGAGGCGGAGCATGCACGCATCCTAAGTCGATCCGAAAGTCTGCATGCCGAGATCGCGCGTGCTGCCGAAAAACTGCACCATGCCGCAGATGAAGCACAGGAACTTCAGAGCGCATACCAACAGACACGCGACGAGCTGACCGCCCATGAAGAAGCTCGTATAACGCATAGCATCATGGGGAGTGCAGAGGCCGAAGCCGACAGTACCCCGGATAACCCCGTCGATCTCGAAGGCTCTCTCGCGCAGGCACGCAAAACACTGCATGAGGCAGAACAGCATCATGCCCGCATCCAAGCCACGGTTGCACAACGGGCTGCCGAGATGCGCGCCGCACAAGTTTCGGCGGAACGCGCCCGAGAGATCCATGCTCGTGCCGAGCAGGCTCTCACCGCAGCGCAGGCAGCGTGCGAGCAAGCGCATCGCCTAGCTACCGCAGCACGTTCACAACAGCGTCAAGCTCACGCGCTAGCTGATGCTCTAGCTGCTGAAGCAGAAACCTGGAAAAAACGTCTTGACGAAATCGCTCACAGCATGGGCGAAACCGCCGAACAACGTGCCGAAACCTACACCGAAGAACAAGACCTTGCGACGGCCCATCAAGCAGCCCTCGCCCTCATCTCGCGCGCCGAAACCGAACTCGCACGCCTCGAAATCCGTCGTGAAACTCTGGCAGAACGCTCACGGCTTCTGACCCAGCTGCCTCTCGACGAAATTCTGCAGACACACCCCAACCCAGACGAAAACGCCGAAGATTATGTACCCACCGAGACCATTCAAACACGGCTTGCTGCCACCGAACGCGAACTCGAAAAGCTCGGCAAAATCAACCCCCTCGCCCTCGAAGAATACGAAGCGCTTAGCGAACGACACACCTACCTGCGAGAACAAATCGCTGACCTCAAAAAATCTCGCGGCGATGTCATGACCGTCATGGACGAAGTCACCACCCACATAGCCGAAGTTTTCACGCAGGCATTCAACACCGTAAACGAGCATTATGAACGTATCTTCGGCATACTTTTCCCCGGAGGCGAGGGACGCCTGGAACTCTCCGACCCTGACGATATTCTTAACTCAGGCGTAGATATTTATGCCCGTCCGGCTGGCAAAAAAGTCAAACGTCTCTCGCTTCTTTCCGGAGGGGAACGATCGCTCGCATCCCTGGCGTTGTTAATCGCCATCTTTATGGCAAGCCCCTCACCGTTTTATGCCCTTGATGAGGTAGAAGCAGCCCTTGACGACCGCAACCTAGGGCGAGTCCTCACAGTACTGCAAGAACTAGGGGAGCGCTCGCAGCTCATCGTGGTAACCCACCAAAAACGTACGATGCAGATTGCACAAACCCTTTATGGCGTTTCGATGCGCAACGGTGTTTCGACTGTAATCTCACAAAATATGGATGAGCTGCGCGAGCTGCTCTAA